The Mustela erminea isolate mMusErm1 chromosome 6, mMusErm1.Pri, whole genome shotgun sequence genome includes a region encoding these proteins:
- the LOC116592430 gene encoding LOW QUALITY PROTEIN: cationic amino acid transporter 3-like (The sequence of the model RefSeq protein was modified relative to this genomic sequence to represent the inferred CDS: inserted 2 bases in 2 codons), with product MLCKALCRFGKKLVHRHTQAQYVAKISPARSLSTLDIVALGVGNTMGAGVYVLADEVASEIAGPSIVICFLVTALSFVLTALCYAEFSARVPQSASVYLYSYVTVGELWAFITGWNLILSYVIGIASMAWAWSLAFDGLIGNQISWTLSERISLYVPYVLMEYPDFFAVGLVVLCTGLLALRASEFFLVTTVFTVVNLLVLGFVIISGFIKGNLHNWKLTEEDYIMTMSRLSDTSSLGPLGSGGFVPFGFEGILCGSATCFYAFTGFDSIITAAEEAQNLKHSVPTGIVISVFICFLVYFGVSAALTLMVPYYQLQPGSPLPEAFLHIGWAPARYVVAVGALSAFSTGILDSMFLIRWMIYVMEDDDLLFCVLARMYTXDRPPIIATVASGIVTAFVTFLFGLTDLVDLMSIGTLLTYSLVTICVLIVGYQPEMKDEDDAAGAQHNSGPVLEKLTMWGLFYPGSLTPTTLSGLVVYICSSLLALLLTLLGLALAQWPVLLLSGDAVLIIVVXLLLVLITGITGVIWRQPQSSTPLYFKVPALPLLPLLSIFMNVYLMMQMAAGTWVRFGVWMLIRLAIYFGYGIQHACRIKPTSVRVQMDDLELNGASTSSI from the exons ATGTTGTGCAAGGCACTTTGCAGGTTTGGTAAAAAGCTGGTACATAGACATACACAGGCGCAATACGTGGCTAAGATTTCTCCTGCCAGAAGCCTGAGCACTCTGGATATAGTGGCCCTGGGTGTGGGCAACACAATGGGTGCAGGTGTGTATGTCCTGGCTGACGAGGTGGCCAGTGAAATAGCAGGGCCATCCATTGTGATCTGCTTTTTGGTGACTGCCCTGTCTTTTGTGCTGACTGCTCTGTGCTATGCAGAGTTTAGTGCCCGGGTTCCCCAGTCTGCTTCTGTGTATCTCTACAGCTATGTCACTGTGGGTGAACTCTGGGCTTTCATCACCGGCTGGAACCTTATCCTGTCTTATGTTATTGGTATAGCAAGTATGGCCTGGGCCTGGAGTTTAGCTTTTGATGGCCTGATTGGGAACCAGATCTCTTGGACCTTGAGTGAGAGGATCTCACTGTATGTTCCCTATGTCCTTATGGAATATCCAGACTTCTTTGCTGTGGGCCTGGTGGTGTTGTGCACTGGATTGCTGGCTCTGAGGGCTAGTGAGTTTTTCCTGGTTACTACGGTGTTCACGGTGGTGAACCTTTTGGTTCTTGGTTTTGTCATCATCTCTGGGTTCATTAAGGGGAACCTGCACAACTGGAAGCTCACAGAAGAGGACTACATAATGACTATGTCTAGACTCAGTGACACTTCTAGCTTGGGCCCTCTGGGCTCTGGAGGGTTTGTGCCTTTTGGCTTTGAGGGAATTCTCTGTGGATCAGCTACCTGTTTCTATGCATTTACTGGTTTTGACAGCATTATTACTGCTGCCGAAGAAGCCCAGAATCTAAAGCATTCTGTCCCCACGGGCATTGTGATTTCAGTGTTCATCTGCTTTTTGGTATATTTTGGTGTCTCTGCGGCACTTACGCTCATGGTGCCTTACTACCAGCTTCAACCTGGGAGCCCCTTGCCTGAGGCATTTCTCCATATTGGCTGGGCCCCTGCCCGCTATGTTGTGGCTGTTGGAGCCCTCTCTGCTTTTTCTACCGGCATCTTGGATTCTATGTTCCTCATTCGTTGGATGATCTATGTGATGGAAGATGATGACCTCCTGTTTTGTGTCCTTGCCAGGATGTACA AGGACAGACCTCCCATCATAGCCACTGTGGCCTCGGGCATTGTCACAGCTTTTGTGACATTCCTCTTTGGACTCACCGATCTGGTGGACCTCATGTCGATTGGGACCCTGCTTACATATTCCCTGGTGACTATTTGTGTTCTCATCGTCGGGTATCAGCCTGAAATGAAGGATGAAGATGATGCAGCAGGGGCGCAGCACAACAGCGGACCTGTGCTGGAGAAGCTGACCATGTGGGGACTCTTTTATCCAGGCAGCCTCACCCCCACCACACTCTCTGGCCTGGTTGTCTACATTTGCTCCTCACTCCTTGCCCTGCTGCTGACTCTTCTTGGCCTGGCGCTGGCTCAGTGGCCAGTTCTGCTGCTTTCTGGAGATGCAGTACTGATTATAGTGG TGCTGCTTCTGGTGCTCATCACTGGGATCACTGGGGTCATCTGGAGACAGCCACAGAGCTCCACTCCCCTTTACTTTAaggtccctgctctgcctctcctcccacttctGAGCATCTTTATGAATGTTTACCTCATGATGCAGATGGCAGCTGGCACCTGGGTCCGATTTGGTGTCTGGATGCTGATTAGGTTGGCTATCTACTTTGGCTATGGGATCCAGCACGCATGCAGGATTAAACCCACTTCAGTCAGGGTGCAAATGGACGACCTTGAACTCAATGGTGCCAGTACAAGTTCGATTTAA